The following coding sequences lie in one Paenibacillus durus ATCC 35681 genomic window:
- a CDS encoding SDR family NAD(P)-dependent oxidoreductase, translating to MKIKGKWSLVTGASSGIGEQFARQLAKQGSHLVLVARSERKLEELASELRKRYGIKAEVIPLDLAKEGAPSELYQQCRLLKVEIELLVNNAGFATHGLFEQVSGERQHEEVMLNVAAVVDMTHLFLPDMLRKSSGAVINVASTAGFQPLPYMAVYGATKAFVLSFTQALYWENRDRGVKFFALCPGSTDTSFFNVVGAEEASVGKKDTPERVVEVALRALKEGKLYVVPGIQNYMGAQLARFITRKQGLRLVGSMLRPREGSGNYKNIGNQSDLAGRTNQ from the coding sequence TTGAAAATTAAAGGAAAATGGTCGCTCGTCACGGGAGCTTCTTCCGGTATTGGAGAGCAATTCGCGAGACAACTGGCCAAACAAGGCAGCCATTTGGTACTCGTGGCCCGTTCAGAGAGAAAGCTTGAGGAACTGGCATCGGAGCTTAGAAAGAGGTATGGCATCAAAGCTGAGGTTATCCCTTTGGATCTTGCGAAAGAGGGTGCGCCCAGCGAGTTATATCAGCAATGTCGGCTTTTGAAAGTGGAGATCGAACTGCTGGTCAACAATGCAGGTTTTGCTACACATGGTTTGTTTGAACAAGTGTCAGGTGAGCGTCAGCATGAAGAAGTGATGCTCAATGTCGCGGCTGTTGTAGATATGACCCACTTGTTCTTACCGGACATGTTGCGCAAAAGCTCAGGTGCAGTAATCAATGTTGCTTCAACCGCCGGATTTCAACCGCTTCCCTATATGGCCGTATATGGGGCAACGAAAGCTTTCGTCTTATCGTTTACTCAAGCATTATATTGGGAAAATCGTGACCGCGGCGTCAAATTTTTCGCACTTTGTCCCGGTTCGACGGATACCAGTTTCTTTAATGTCGTAGGAGCGGAAGAAGCCTCCGTCGGAAAGAAAGACACACCGGAAAGAGTTGTAGAGGTTGCGCTTCGCGCGTTGAAGGAAGGGAAACTGTATGTCGTTCCCGGTATCCAGAACTATATGGGGGCGCAGTTAGCGCGATTCATTACACGAAAGCAAGGTCTTCGGCTTGTTGGAAGCATGCTTCGTCCGCGCGAAGGATCCGGCAATTATAAGAATATTGGTAATCAATCTGATCTTGCAGGGAGGACAAATCAATGA
- a CDS encoding PAS domain S-box protein, translating into MEKISKIQLPQYSLYSYLEYSPDAIYILDLNKKVVYVNPSFIQLYGWSKDDLNNLNFPHIPSELYNEWAGIFQYFDHKKEAVTLDTVRKKRDGELISISITISPLVEPDGQITAFLCLSRDVTEYKMSEQKYYRLFNQANDSIFIFEYNDQGKVSNFIDVNDTACQRLGYSRQELLAKSPPDIGDPSLADQFDLNFRSIVQGQTIFIEWIHVAKDGTRIPVEINSKIFKLNNKNMVIAIVRDLTERKRTEELLRKSESFSLIGELSAGIAHEIRNPLTSIRGFAQLLFSETESIQSYRDLVISEVDRINSIIGELLFLAKPQCSDLIDKDLIPLLRQTITLLNAQAHLTENEIVMETNPGSLYIRCAENKLKQVFINILKNAIEASPKGAGIKVKVIRRKQCVLVRFLDKGKGIPAEILSQIGSPFFTTKSGGTGLGIMISQKIIQDHHGTLHFAANKPKGTIVEVMLPIKI; encoded by the coding sequence ATGGAAAAGATCTCTAAGATTCAATTGCCTCAATATTCCTTATACTCCTACCTTGAATACAGTCCTGATGCGATTTATATTTTGGACCTGAATAAAAAAGTGGTGTATGTAAATCCTTCTTTTATTCAATTGTACGGCTGGTCTAAAGACGATTTGAATAATCTGAATTTCCCCCATATACCGTCTGAATTATATAATGAATGGGCCGGCATTTTTCAGTATTTCGACCACAAGAAAGAGGCTGTTACGCTGGATACGGTCAGAAAAAAACGGGATGGTGAACTGATTAGCATCAGCATTACGATCTCCCCGCTCGTGGAGCCGGATGGTCAAATCACCGCTTTCCTTTGCCTTTCGAGGGATGTAACAGAATATAAAATGTCGGAGCAAAAATATTACCGCTTGTTCAACCAGGCAAATGACTCCATATTTATCTTTGAATATAATGATCAAGGAAAAGTCTCTAATTTTATCGATGTGAATGACACAGCTTGCCAAAGACTCGGTTATTCCAGACAGGAGCTTCTCGCGAAGTCACCGCCCGATATTGGGGACCCAAGTCTTGCGGATCAGTTCGATCTAAATTTCCGCTCCATTGTACAAGGACAAACAATTTTTATTGAATGGATTCATGTGGCTAAAGACGGAACAAGAATTCCGGTTGAGATTAATTCTAAAATATTTAAGCTAAATAATAAGAACATGGTCATTGCTATAGTTCGTGACCTTACGGAACGGAAAAGGACGGAGGAGTTATTAAGAAAGAGCGAGAGCTTTTCCCTGATCGGAGAGCTGTCAGCGGGAATTGCTCATGAGATCAGGAATCCGTTAACCAGTATAAGAGGATTCGCTCAGCTATTATTTTCTGAAACCGAATCCATTCAAAGTTATCGTGATTTAGTCATATCCGAGGTGGACCGGATTAATTCCATAATTGGGGAGCTATTGTTTCTTGCTAAACCGCAATGCTCGGATCTAATCGACAAGGACCTCATCCCCCTGCTGAGACAAACGATAACCTTGCTTAACGCTCAAGCGCATTTGACAGAGAATGAGATCGTTATGGAAACCAATCCTGGCAGCCTATACATAAGATGTGCTGAAAACAAGCTTAAACAGGTCTTTATCAATATTCTGAAAAACGCGATTGAGGCGAGCCCAAAAGGAGCCGGAATTAAAGTTAAGGTCATCCGGAGGAAGCAATGTGTATTGGTTCGTTTTTTGGATAAGGGCAAGGGCATTCCCGCCGAGATTCTGAGCCAAATCGGTTCACCCTTTTTTACAACAAAGTCAGGGGGCACGGGACTCGGAATAATGATCAGCCAAAAAATTATACAGGATCATCATGGAACCCTTCATTTTGCCGCCAACAAGCCGAAAGGAACCATTGTTGAAGTTATGCTGCCAATAAAAATATAG
- a CDS encoding small acid-soluble spore protein H, which translates to MNTQRAQEIAASPIMENVTYEGTPIYIQHVDENTGMARIYPLNQPENEQTVPVRSLIEQ; encoded by the coding sequence ATGAATACACAAAGAGCCCAAGAGATCGCCGCTTCGCCGATTATGGAAAATGTAACCTATGAAGGGACGCCCATCTATATCCAGCATGTGGATGAGAACACCGGTATGGCCAGAATCTATCCATTGAATCAGCCGGAAAATGAGCAAACGGTTCCTGTTAGGAGCCTGATTGAGCAATAA
- a CDS encoding TetR/AcrR family transcriptional regulator, whose translation MSDQGTSSNTNTRKLKTYQEARLQNIENLRKLVVDAAATLLQEEGPEAVTVRRVADKMDCSTKIIYSLFVNKEGLAQQLYLEGCKILADEFEGTPQAADPAQYLLNFGETFWEFGQRYSSYYKLMFGGAFADFKPDEESIHGTVTAMQQLLTVINNAQEQVLIPGPYDAESVVRIFWASLHGVIHLYMGGHLGDVESAYSIYRNTLSLIVSSLFQTRSN comes from the coding sequence ATGAGCGACCAAGGTACCTCCTCCAATACGAACACACGAAAGTTGAAAACCTACCAAGAAGCTCGCTTGCAAAATATAGAAAATCTACGCAAGCTTGTTGTTGATGCTGCGGCAACGCTATTGCAAGAAGAAGGCCCGGAAGCCGTTACTGTGCGTAGAGTAGCGGATAAAATGGATTGTTCGACAAAAATCATTTATAGCTTGTTTGTTAATAAAGAAGGTTTGGCTCAGCAGTTGTATCTGGAGGGTTGTAAGATTCTAGCTGACGAATTCGAAGGTACGCCGCAGGCTGCTGACCCGGCACAGTATTTGCTGAATTTCGGCGAAACCTTTTGGGAATTCGGGCAGCGTTACTCCAGCTATTATAAGCTGATGTTCGGAGGAGCCTTCGCAGATTTCAAACCGGATGAGGAAAGCATACATGGAACCGTAACAGCCATGCAGCAATTATTGACCGTGATCAACAATGCGCAAGAGCAAGTACTAATCCCCGGCCCGTATGACGCGGAATCCGTTGTACGTATATTCTGGGCCTCGCTCCACGGCGTTATCCATCTATACATGGGTGGACACTTGGGAGATGTAGAATCGGCCTATTCCATATACAGGAATACTTTGTCTTTGATTGTTAGCTCGTTGTTTCAAACTCGTAGTAACTAA
- a CDS encoding S-layer homology domain-containing protein translates to MRPKLYRMIIFLLLPFLLVAASFVTSSHAAESDLLNKYYPSDIEGHWAYDALDNFVNAGLLSGYADADGTIHIKPNNNVTRAEFVTMLVGAAGLTSSQSGKTFTDVKAGKWYADPIRIASSLGIVGGITNTEFGPGRPITRGEIAVMVVKAFSSSVKFDGQPKIFTDVPQYYAKPAIQKASQAGIVTGMTETEFKPFGRATRAQAVVMLERSLKLQQGNLPLEQNLIDLTAKADKEETQLMVNKKYADLERIFLKYYTGYQFAYSMSSLAEINQMVAEGGTLDIEVVKAPTFRVTERSDRLAVLDSVYGEIKMKISNGVNTYEDTIKTEGQYLLKKMPDNSWKIYAILTNE, encoded by the coding sequence ATGAGACCAAAGTTGTACCGAATGATTATTTTTCTGTTATTACCTTTTTTATTGGTTGCCGCGAGCTTTGTCACATCGAGCCATGCCGCTGAATCCGATCTGCTGAACAAGTACTATCCTTCCGACATTGAAGGCCATTGGGCCTATGACGCGCTTGATAATTTCGTCAATGCAGGCTTGTTAAGCGGTTATGCCGACGCGGATGGAACGATTCATATTAAGCCGAACAATAACGTTACCCGCGCCGAATTCGTAACGATGCTCGTTGGTGCGGCGGGCCTAACCAGCAGTCAGTCAGGTAAAACCTTCACGGACGTCAAAGCTGGAAAATGGTACGCTGACCCGATCCGGATTGCCAGTTCGCTTGGAATCGTCGGCGGCATTACCAATACGGAATTCGGTCCTGGCCGGCCGATCACACGAGGCGAAATCGCCGTTATGGTCGTCAAGGCTTTTTCATCATCCGTAAAGTTCGACGGACAACCCAAAATCTTCACGGATGTCCCGCAATATTACGCGAAGCCTGCCATTCAAAAAGCCAGCCAAGCCGGCATCGTGACCGGGATGACCGAGACCGAATTTAAGCCGTTTGGTCGCGCTACCCGCGCTCAAGCGGTTGTCATGCTGGAACGCTCGCTGAAGCTGCAGCAGGGAAACCTGCCGCTCGAACAGAACTTGATCGACCTTACCGCCAAGGCAGATAAAGAAGAAACACAGTTAATGGTGAACAAGAAGTATGCTGACCTGGAGCGGATTTTTCTTAAATATTACACAGGCTATCAGTTCGCTTACAGCATGTCTTCCTTGGCCGAGATCAATCAAATGGTCGCCGAGGGCGGAACGTTAGACATTGAAGTTGTAAAAGCCCCGACCTTCCGCGTTACGGAGCGTTCTGACCGTCTTGCGGTCTTGGATTCGGTATACGGTGAAATCAAAATGAAAATTTCGAACGGCGTAAATACCTACGAAGACACGATCAAGACGGAGGGCCAATACCTGCTGAAGAAAATGCCGGATAACAGCTGGAAAATCTACGCCATACTCACGAACGAATAA
- a CDS encoding TetR/AcrR family transcriptional regulator has protein sequence MKQINDSKSDALQDERRDQIKRAALKVFAKRGIDGTKMSTIAAEAGISQGLSYRYFSSKEEIFTVLVQEAIEEAQIAIRNAGHLPGTPKEQLRLFTQRLLDESHKHYFLLLQHALTSEEVPVQAKQLMEQYSPNETIDQLVPIFIKGQQMGEFCEGDPHKLLFIYFSVITGLMLQESLTPHDYWIQEVDILMRILMKQGSA, from the coding sequence TTGAAGCAAATCAATGATTCGAAATCGGATGCCCTTCAAGATGAACGCAGAGACCAAATCAAGAGAGCGGCTCTTAAAGTGTTTGCAAAACGGGGAATCGACGGAACAAAAATGAGCACAATCGCAGCTGAAGCTGGAATCAGTCAAGGTCTATCCTACCGCTATTTTAGCTCCAAAGAAGAGATATTTACTGTACTTGTACAGGAGGCTATCGAAGAAGCTCAGATTGCAATTCGAAATGCTGGTCATTTACCCGGTACTCCGAAAGAACAATTGAGATTATTCACACAAAGATTGCTTGATGAGAGCCACAAGCATTACTTTTTATTGCTTCAACATGCGCTGACGTCGGAAGAGGTACCTGTACAGGCTAAGCAATTGATGGAGCAATATTCTCCGAATGAAACGATTGACCAACTGGTTCCCATATTCATCAAGGGACAGCAAATGGGCGAATTTTGCGAGGGCGATCCTCATAAGCTGTTGTTCATTTACTTCTCTGTTATAACAGGCCTTATGCTGCAGGAAAGCCTAACTCCCCATGACTATTGGATACAGGAAGTGGACATCTTGATGCGGATTTTAATGAAGCAAGGGAGCGCGTGA